One part of the Gossypium raimondii isolate GPD5lz chromosome 1, ASM2569854v1, whole genome shotgun sequence genome encodes these proteins:
- the LOC105775929 gene encoding 9-cis-epoxycarotenoid dioxygenase NCED1, chloroplastic: MASSAAASVASGSCCVKVKLPVSTPQSASSSSSSCIGFKKRYISCSLQTPSILHLPKQQSPAFPPSPSSTPSTKNTEKTTQSQQWNPLQRAAAMALDAVENALVSHERQHPLPKTADPGVQISGNFAPVPEQPVKQRLPVIGTIPDCIQGVYARNGANPLHEPVAGHHFFDGDGMVHAVQFKNGSASYACRFTETNRLVQERAFGRPVFPKAIGELHGHSGIARLLLFYARGLCGLVDPSHGTGVANAGLVYFNGHLLAMSEDDLPYHVRITPSGDLKTIGRYDFDGQLKSTMIAHPKVDPQTGEFFALSYDVIQKPHLKYFKISPDGKKSPDVEIPVDGPTMMHDFAITENFVVIPDQQVVFKLGEMVHGGSPVVYDKNKVSRFGVLNKNAIDASGIKWIEAPDCFCFHLWNAWEEPETNEVVVIGSCMTPPDSIFNECEENLKSVLSEIRLNLKTGKSTRRAIISESEQVNLEAGMVNKNLLGRKTRFAYLALAEPWPKVSGFAKVDLSTGEVNKYIYGDQRYGGEPLFFPRNPNSENEDDGYILAFVHDEKTWKSELQIVNAMDLKLEAAVQLPSRVPYGFHGTFISSKDLEKQA, translated from the coding sequence ATGGCTTCATCAGCAGCAGCATCAGTGGCTAGTGGGAGCTGTTGTGTTAAGGTTAAACTCCCTGTTTCAACTCCTCAGTctgcatcttcttcttcttcttcttgtatTGGTTTTAAAAAGCGCTACATTTCATGTTCTTTGCAAACCCCTTCAATTCTTCATTTGCCTAAGCAACAATCACCAGCTTTTCCACCATCACCTTCTTCTACTCCTTCAACGAAAAACACCGAGAAAACTACTCAATCCCAACAATGGAATCCTTTGCAAAGAGCGGCGGCTATGGCTTTAGATGCGGTGGAGAATGCTTTAGTTTCTCATGAGCGTCAACATCCTTTGCCGAAAACAGCTGACCCTGGTGTACAAATCTCCGGTAACTTTGCTCCGGTCCCTGAACAACCTGTTAAACAAAGGCTTCCCGTTATTGGAACAATCCCGGATTGCATACAAGGAGTCTATGCTCGAAACGGAGCCAACCCGCTTCATGAACCGGTGGCTGGACACCATTTCTTCGATGGGGATGGGATGGTTCATGCGGTTCAGTTCAAAAATGGCTCAGCTAGCTATGCTTGTAGGTTCACTGAAACCAACCGTTTGGTTCAAGAACGAGCTTTTGGGCGTCCTGTTTTCCCTAAAGCCATAGGTGAACTCCATGGTCATTCAGGCATAGCTAGACTGTTACTTTTCTATGCTCGAGGTTTATGTGGACTCGTTGATCCAAGCCATGGCACTGGTGTTGCTAACGCGGGACTTGTTTACTTCAACGGCCACCTTCTAGCCATGTCTGAAGATGATTTGCCTTACCATGTTCGTATTACTCCATCTGGTGACTTGAAAACCATTGGCAGATACGATTTTGATGGTCAGTTGAAATCCACAATGATTGCTCACCCCAAAGTTGATCCACAAACTGGTGAATTCTTTGCTCTTAGCTATGATGTTATTCAAAAACCGCATCTCAAGTACTTTAAAATTTCACCCGATGGTAAGAAATCACCCGATGTTGAAATCCCAGTTGATGGTCCAACCATGATGCATGATTTCGCCATCACTGAAAACTTTGTGGTGATACCAGACCAACAAGTTGTTTTCAAATTGGGTGAAATGGTTCATGGTGGTTCACCCGTTGTGTATGATAAGAACAAGGTATCAAGGTTCGGGGTATTGAACAAGAATGCCATTGATGCTTCTGGGATTAAATGGATTGAAGCACCTGATTGCTTTTGTTTCCATCTTTGGAATGCTTGGGAAGAACCAGAAACTAATGAAGTTGTTGTGATTGGTTCTTGCATGACACCACCAGATTCCATTTTCAATGAATGTGAAGAGAATCTCAAGAGTGTTCTGTCTGAAATTAGATTGAATTTGAAGACCGGGAAATCGACTCGCCGTGCCATTATTTCAGAATCCGAGCAAGTGAACTTGGAAGCAGGGATGGTGAACAAGAATTTACTGGGAAGAAAGACTCGGTTTGCATATTTAGCTCTAGCTGAGCCTTGGCCTAAAGTGTCAGGATTCGCCAAAGTCGATCTCTCGACCGGGGAAGTTAACAAGTATATCTATGGAGACCAAAGGTATGGTGGTGAGCCTTTGTTCTTCCCTCGAAACCCCAATTCGGAGAACGAAGACGACGGTTATATTTTAGCCTTCGTTCACGACGAGAAGACTTGGAAATCGGAACTGCAAATTGTGAACGCCATGGACTTAAAGCTAGAAGCCGCGGTTCAACTTCCGTCTCGAGTTCCATACGGTTTCCATGGAACATTCATAAGCTCAAAGGACTTGGAAAAGCAGGCCTAA